Below is a genomic region from Lutra lutra chromosome 5, mLutLut1.2, whole genome shotgun sequence.
CACGCTCAGTTGTATGGTCTGAAGCAGTAGACACCATACAGCTTATGCTTTTTATCTGGGAACCCCACGAAGCGCACGGCAGCCTCCGTGGGACTGCAGCGCCTCCTCGGCCGAGAGATGGGGTAGCGGACGCTGCCATCCGCCAGCCAGCCCGCATCGCAGCGGTCATATCCCAGAAGTTTCCAGGCTGCGAAGATCTGGCCCACTTTTGCGATCTGAGCACCATCGTTGAGACAAGCTTGCACCGCTTCGTCGTAGGTCAGCTTGGTGGGGTGGATCAGGTAGTAAAACCGGCCTgcggagagaaggggagagagtcaTGTGCCCGTCTGCTGCTGAGCCGCCCAgagatggaagcagcccaaacGGAAGTGTTCCCCATGGAAGGGGGAGATAGAGCAATGCAGGGTTGTGGGTTAAACGTAGCGCCCCCCGGTCATTCTCCATTAAATTAGTTTTTTCCTTGTCCCTTAATATAAGTTCAGACGTGCCCTTTTAGAGCTTTGAAACCGAgaagggaaatgacagatgcaCTTTCTGTTAGCTAATTAGTGACTAAAAGGCCCTTCTGTAGCACCACAGAAGACAGAATTCCATGTTAAAAGGAAGAGCTATTTAAATTCTAGCTGTACAAGACTGAACCCTAGCACAAGTTTCTGGAAAGGCAAAATTTGAATGTGAAAAGATCAAAAAACATTCCTGACATaaaagtccatttaaaaaaaaatcaaaagccctCAAGTCCTTTTCATTACAGGTATCAATAAGACATTATTCTGATTCAAAGACTACAGtatgaaaatgcaaaaaatacaGGAAGTCACTTGCCATAAATAATGCGGACTCAGAATGTGAACCGAGTCTGTTCAGTTACTAGCAAAGAGGAGAAATTTATGTATTCAGTGGGAGCTCTGACACCTAACCATTTCTTGATTGCACAAGGAAGAGCGGATTAATCTTAGCCACTCATTGAATAAAGTTAATTACTGAAATACCTTCAGTGTATATTAAATATGCATACAATGTATAAAGTAGGACATCAACTGGCTGAAATGCTACGTGGAAGATTTTCTCAGACTTTGAGTCTCAGTGGAATATAATCAGACTCTCTTACCTGATTACACATTGTAGTGGGACGTCTCCTTGCCCTCCATTACATATGGCTTCCTGCAGTATAAATTAATGCTTGCCTGTTCTTTCGGGTGAGACTAAGACAGTGTGATTTGGAGGAAAGGTGGAGGCCACCAGAGCATGAGTTGGAAGGTTGGCTCTGTCATCCATACCAGAGGTCCGCACACTACTGCACACAGGTCGCCAGAAGTTGTGTTGAAACACAGGCATACCCATCCTTTTCATACTCTCTGTGGCTGTTTTGCATTACAACGTATAAAACTACACTGAGTAGCTACAACAGAGACTGCGCTGCCcacaaaagccaaaaatatttatcatctggccctttacagaaagttgGTTCATCCCTGATCCCTTCCTGTTTTTCCCAAAGCATGTTGCCAGGGAACTAACAAAGAAAATGCTGGGGCCAGGGTTTGCTTTATGGGTGTGTGACCTGTGCAGTTACACAGGGCTCCATGTGTGTTGAATGTACTTCTGTCACCATcttaaaatgcataatttttgAACATAATTGTGAccacaaattttgaaaataattatgaacATGAATTTTGAACATAAATTTTGAACCCACATTTTCATTCTGCACTAGGTCCCACAAATTGTGTAGCTGGTTCTGGATGGGGAAGATTGGGTTGGGAGTTACACTGAAGGCAACAGACCTACCATCAACACAGAGACAATCTAtatctcttttcttctgctttcgtCTCCAGTGTCATTgctactttttttgtttcttgttgttgtcgggcttttgtttttgttttgcaaagtCCTCTTTACTCTGAGCTGTCTCATTATTGTGAGTTTTACTGATCAACTATGAACATAATTGACTTTGTAATTTAGAGTATGACATAGAGGCTATTCTCCCTTCAATTAGAGACCTGTATCCCATGGCACACATCTCTATTACACACAGTGACAGCATCATCTATGTCAATAACAAACAGACCCTGTAGAATATCTCAACTTAAACCATTTTATAATTACAATCAGATGCAATAATACCTAGGAATAGTGGAAATGGACATTTTTGCTCCcgtgaatatttttttaaattatgatgttaaagaacttttcatcttttctaacTCAGGGCAATACATCAAAGCATGTAAGATTAAAAATTGAGTGTGGTGTTATAGTACACATTGGTCCCCAGGACAGGAAAGAAGGCAGTAATATCTTACTATTACTGAAGAGCTTAATAGCTTACCATTGAAGTTAGatgtaaaacagaaaacatcatATCTGCTTTTGTCTTTATCCCAAAACCCGTAGTTCCTGACACCGGGCACCGTGTTCTGGCCCCCGCAAGGCTCTCTGGGCTTCGTGATGGGGTACTGCACAGACCCGTCACTGAGCCAGCCGGCGTTGCACCAGTCTAGCCCGCCCCGCCAGGCATCGTACAGCTGGTCGAAGGAGGCAATCACAGCATCCTGGTCCAGACACGCCTGCTGTGCCTCGTGGAAATTGAGATTGTAGCGCCCGAGTCGTGGGAAGTAAGGGAATACCACACCTGTCCAAAGAAGAGACCAAGGGATTAGTGGGACAGAAAGTAACAACCGTGAGCAAATGTCGCTTGAATGGTGAAAACAGAATACAGTCTCCATCAGATGAAGTTACGGTTTTTGGTCAGCTTGCAGGGGTTTCTCGTGGTCCCTTTCCCCTACAAACGGCCTCTCAGCTCTGAGCATTTCACAGTTAAGATATGCGGTTTGATGACTTCAGTGAATTACCCTTTCACTAAGAGTTCAATTTAAGCTTTAACATTCACCTTTTTGGAAGGATTCATCCATgggttatatttttcaaatagccTCCTTGAGAATTTACCTTCTGCTGCTTCtgttaataactttaaaattgaTTACTACTGAGTCCTTTTCAGCTAGGAAAAAGTCAATATTGAATACTAATAATGGGGGAAGGAATAGAAATAGTGCTCAGAGAGAAGGAATTTATCAGAATGTGCATGTTTTTTGTTAGTAGTTATATAATTAGTAATTAGCTTAGgatagccttttatttttttacttatttttaaaaagatttcatttatttatttatttggggagagaGCGCCTTGGAGTGAGGGGGagcaaaaagagagggagagagggaatctcaagcagattccatggcACAGAGTGTAGAgcagactcagggcttgatcccagaccctgagatcatgacctgagccgaaatcaagagttggatgcttaaccaagggagccacccaggtgccccacttaaacagccttttatttttatttatttatgatagattcattcttcattttcttttatttttttaagattttatttatttatttgacagagagagtcacagcgagagagggaacacaagcagggaggagagggagaagcaggcttcctgctgagcagagaggaccctgggatcatgacctgagcgaaggcagccacttaagaaCTAGGCCACGCGGGTGCCCAGGACAGCCTTTTAAATGTGTAAACAAACATGGTAACAAGTGATTCAAATtagatacattattttatatatgctcCTAGAAACTTACTTAACTAAGTAACTTTCACTTAGGGGGTTTCTTACTTGGAGAAactaaaaaatcattttacacatatttaagaaaaacctAATTAAGCAGCCTTATTTCATATTAATAAGCCAATTCTTTACAGTAGAGCATACCTCACTCCACACTCCATTGAGGGTATCCTGGCTCGGTTATCCATTTCAACTTTAAATTGTAGCCCTTGatcgtatttttttttctgttcttgtatGCACAACAAAAATGagaacttttgtttaaaaataattcttcagtGTCCATATTCATATGTTGTAAATTgaaatgagcttttaaaaacatttttcttgcaaatagggaaaaaaaaaaacccacaaaccctTCTCAAAGCTTGTCCTGTACAAGGCAGATACAGAATAAATATCGGTTGAGTTAATGCCAAAGaattaagttaaatatttgaGAGGGCAAAAACCCTTAACAAATATGAACAGTGTGACTTGACTTTGCCTGGGAAGATACAATGGCTTCCCCAAAGCCTTCTTTTGGGTCAGATAATCACTGGAGGTGATTGAACCATCTCCTAACTTTCTGCgcattttctttcaaagataagaattacagcATCAGAAAGCAAACTTGTATCATTTGCTGGACTTTCAGAAGGACCCCTGCCTCAAAATGTCTCCCCATAAAAGACAATTAATTCAGAGTGGTTATTTAAGGCCTTGCCTTAGATTTTTGgttataattagaaataattaatGCTTTAGCTTGTGGAATATAATAAATTGTCCCACTGACACAGTAATTGGTGAGTTATATCACAAGTGCTGTTTTATGAGACCGCAGACCCTGTTCAAGATGAATGTACGATTCACTAATGATGTAACCAGGAcacaggaaatgttttcttttataaattgtcCTGGAAGACTCTACAAGAAGAAATTTCAATAGCCTAAATCCAGTCGTGTCCACCCAAGGCCTCTGCAGGACACGTTTGTCCCTCTAGGACGGTCCAGCTGGCAATGTTCCCTAGAGGCAGCgatccaggaaggcttcctgatCTCATCCTGCCTTCTCAGGTTCTTGGCTGAGGGATCTGTAAGTTGAATCAGAgccaaaaggaagaaggaaaagactcTCTCAGTTGCCACTGCCCCCTGCagtgatgggggttgggggggagccTGAGATGGTTCTATCGAAGAAGAGCTATTTCCAGGCATCCAGCTAAGAACCCAGTTAGGGCTGGGAAGGAACTGCTATAGCTCTCCCTGTCCCCTCATGCCTTTCATCCTCTTTCCTCAGAACCCCAGCAATGCCAacgaaaagaaaaatttttaatctatCCAAGAAAGATTTCCTTGGCAGCTAGACCCCAagtgagagaaaaatctcaaagtgTTTCAGTCTGGAGGGAGAAACCATTTGGGTTGGAGTCCGTTTCCCAAATGTCTCAAGAAGGGAATAGTGGAGACTATAGGATATTTTAATTTACAATGATTTTTAAGACTTAGAGGGCCTTTCTGGTTTTAAATTCACTGTGGTGGTATTTGGTGGACTCTCGTGGGAATTAGGAAAAAATTTTCTTGAGTAGTTGGTTCTTGATTAACCGTTGAATGTTACCATGATTGATTCAGTTCCAAATTCAgtgtaatgtatttttatttaagttccttTCAAATTTAACATAACTTCATGTAAACATTTCTTAAagtcatgatgaaaaaaaaaaaagtcataatgaggggctcctgagtggctcagtgggttaaacctctaccttcagctcaggtcataatcccagggttctgggattgagccctgtatcatcgggctctctgctcagtggggagcctgcttcccccctctccctgcctgctctctccctacttgtgatctctgtctgtcaaataaataaataaaatcttaaaaaaaaaaagtcataatgaaACCCAATActgaaacttcattattttgcaaCTGTAGGAATGAATGGCCAACTTATTGTTATATTAATTCAAAACGTTTAgttgaattttaattaatgtttatgATTATGGAAAAGAATGCATCCCAAGTAAATCAAGGTCTATTTCTGTGTCTCAGCCAAAGTTGTAAAAGTTTCACCATACTGTGCTCATTTGGTGTACACATTTCAATAATCAGATGTTTCTTACAAGCAGGGACATTTCTGAAACTGCATGTTtgttagtgttttatttatttacttattttacttccCCCAAATTAAGATTTCAACATCCAAGACTGTAATTGCAGAAATCTTTCTCTGTGGAAAAAATGTGCACTTCCTGTAGCTGAATTATAGAGGGAATGGATATTGCTTTCATCCAGCAttacaaaaatacaaagtaaactTCCATCGGTGAAAATGAAGGGCGTGTGATTATTTTCCAAGTATGATTATTTTATCCTCATATGTCAAAATGTAATCAGAAGTTGTCTCTTTTCCCATGAAGGGCTGGTATGCATCATGACAAAGGTAATTAATAAAGATGATCTACGTATGGAGAAGAATGTGAGTGGTTTAGTCAgtagaaatacattttgaaaacatactctttaatatttataattgcacAGTCCAGTTCATCCTAGTTGTTGGCAAATGTCAATTTGTCAGACATCTGAAGGATGTTCATTCCATAGCCCATATGAAAGCTAACGTCAATTCCAGTAACTTGAGTAATAGACACCATGAGTATAATTTTCCCTTCCTCAGTGCCCTTTCTAGTGCCTCTCAGTGCTATACACatatctgaattatttttttctatttctaaaagttCTCAGACTATATTTTTTTGTAGCTAGCCCCATTGTCACTACCAGAAAACCAATACAATGggagattgggaaaaaaaaaaaagtgtcacatttttagtttagtttagtttagtttgaATCCAAGACAGAATAAAATCTTGTACTATAAATACAAACCATATAATTTGGACATCTTAAAGAAGAATGATTTTTGTCCTAATTGGAGAAATTCTTTGGAGAACATAGCATTTAGCATGTATTAAAGGaccaatgtaatttaaaatattgtacaaGTACAGCTGAAAAAGCATCATCatgacatttaaaatgatatGCTTCCTTGACCTTATTTACATACATTAGCAGATTGATGAGGACTTTGACTGAAACTTGCCTGGATGGTCACATGTAAGAATGTAACTGATaatgaaaaaaagtcaaaaactGGGTTGGAGCTATTATGGGCTAACCACAAAATCTCTTTTGCCACATAGTCCTTAAACTCTTAAACGGCACCTTGCTCATCTGTCCCAGACTATGTGGAAATTACCAAGTCACTCTCAATGTCTACCTTCAGGTTAGCAACCAAGCTTCTTCAAATGTTATTCTACAGTAAccatcttaaatttatttttgtaatttcattttaaaatactagtCCTTGCCTCATATTGCAGCATACATAAATATGCTATCTGAGTTGTTCTTGAAAATTATTCAGTGCAAATGGGATTATCCAAAGCAAGATAAAATAAGGTGTctttagggtgtctgggtggctcagtgggttaaagcctctgccttcagctcaggtccatgatctcagggtcctgggattgagccccgcatagggctctctgcttggcgggaagcctgctttcccccctcctctc
It encodes:
- the HAPLN1 gene encoding hyaluronan and proteoglycan link protein 1 isoform X1, with product MKRLLLLVLISICWADHHSDNYTLDHDRVIHIQAENGPRLLVEAEQARVFSHRGGNVTLPCKFYRDPTAFGSGTHKIRIKWTKLTSDYLKEVDVFVSMGYHKKAYGGYQGRVFLKGGSDNDASLVIADLTLEDYGKYKCEVIEGLEDDTAVVALDLQGVVFPYFPRLGRYNLNFHEAQQACLDQDAVIASFDQLYDAWRGGLDWCNAGWLSDGSVQYPITKPREPCGGQNTVPGVRNYGFWDKDKSRYDVFCFTSNFNGRFYYLIHPTKLTYDEAVQACLNDGAQIAKVGQIFAAWKLLGYDRCDAGWLADGSVRYPISRPRRRCSPTEAAVRFVGFPDKKHKLYGVYCFRPYN
- the HAPLN1 gene encoding hyaluronan and proteoglycan link protein 1 isoform X2 encodes the protein MKRLLLLVLISICWADHHSDNYTLDHDRVIHIQENGPRLLVEAEQARVFSHRGGNVTLPCKFYRDPTAFGSGTHKIRIKWTKLTSDYLKEVDVFVSMGYHKKAYGGYQGRVFLKGGSDNDASLVIADLTLEDYGKYKCEVIEGLEDDTAVVALDLQGVVFPYFPRLGRYNLNFHEAQQACLDQDAVIASFDQLYDAWRGGLDWCNAGWLSDGSVQYPITKPREPCGGQNTVPGVRNYGFWDKDKSRYDVFCFTSNFNGRFYYLIHPTKLTYDEAVQACLNDGAQIAKVGQIFAAWKLLGYDRCDAGWLADGSVRYPISRPRRRCSPTEAAVRFVGFPDKKHKLYGVYCFRPYN